A stretch of Deinococcus cellulosilyticus NBRC 106333 = KACC 11606 DNA encodes these proteins:
- a CDS encoding DUF1330 domain-containing protein: MPAYIIVNTRVSDPTRIQEYRDLAQQSVHQYGGRYLVRGGPMLMLEGEYHPERLVVLEFDSLERIREWYASEAYQKAKAARDGIAQFDMIAVEGLDVPL, encoded by the coding sequence ATGCCTGCCTACATCATCGTGAACACCCGGGTGTCTGACCCGACCAGAATTCAGGAGTACCGTGACCTTGCCCAGCAGTCCGTGCACCAGTACGGTGGCCGCTATCTGGTGCGAGGTGGCCCCATGCTGATGCTGGAAGGGGAGTACCACCCTGAGCGTCTGGTGGTGCTGGAATTCGATTCGCTGGAACGCATCCGCGAGTGGTATGCCAGCGAAGCTTACCAGAAAGCGAAAGCCGCCCGTGATGGCATTGCCCAGTTTGACATGATTGCTGTGGAGGGGCTGGACGTGCCTTTGTGA
- a CDS encoding GTP-binding protein → MIKPLKIVVSGPVGAGKTTFIRSLSETEVVDTDADATEDIGKAKTTIALDFGTLTVDDSPIYLFGTPGQDRFDFMWEVVCEGALGLIMLVSGTRPGDLGRARAILEFITSRIPVPFVIGVTHQDLPKVWRPDDVADYFQLPYDRVFGVNATDGDTCMDVIHSIIALANEARNGNPVVQP, encoded by the coding sequence ATGATCAAGCCCCTCAAGATCGTCGTTTCAGGCCCCGTAGGTGCAGGAAAAACCACCTTCATCCGGAGCCTGTCCGAGACCGAAGTGGTGGACACCGACGCGGACGCCACCGAGGACATCGGAAAGGCCAAAACCACCATTGCGCTGGACTTCGGCACCCTGACCGTCGACGACAGCCCCATCTACCTGTTCGGGACCCCCGGTCAGGACCGCTTCGACTTCATGTGGGAAGTGGTGTGTGAAGGTGCACTCGGACTGATCATGCTGGTGTCTGGAACCCGTCCTGGCGACCTGGGCCGTGCCCGCGCCATTCTGGAGTTCATCACCTCCCGGATTCCCGTGCCTTTCGTGATTGGCGTCACCCACCAGGACCTTCCCAAAGTGTGGCGGCCCGACGACGTGGCAGACTACTTCCAGCTGCCCTATGACCGCGTTTTCGGCGTCAATGCCACCGATGGTGACACCTGCATGGACGTGATCCACTCCATCATCGCGCTGGCCAACGAAGCCCGCAACGGCAACCCTGTTGTCCAGCCCTAA
- a CDS encoding roadblock/LC7 domain-containing protein: MSKQEQLQAAIDHLRTAIPELQGALVASTDGLPIAYSMGGSSDPVRIAAMAATALGLGKRIGETLGAGQLAETSVTGSTGQILIYAAGTKGVLAVVAPTWSSVGLIHLEARDTSRRIAELL; the protein is encoded by the coding sequence ATGAGCAAGCAGGAACAGCTTCAAGCCGCGATTGATCATTTGCGTACAGCGATTCCCGAATTGCAAGGTGCATTGGTGGCCTCCACGGACGGATTGCCCATCGCCTACTCGATGGGCGGCTCTTCTGACCCGGTTCGCATTGCAGCCATGGCCGCCACTGCTCTGGGTCTTGGCAAGCGCATCGGGGAAACCCTGGGTGCAGGCCAACTGGCAGAAACCAGTGTGACTGGCAGCACCGGACAGATCCTGATCTATGCTGCCGGGACCAAAGGGGTTCTGGCCGTGGTGGCTCCCACCTGGTCCAGCGTGGGCCTGATCCACCTGGAAGCCCGGGACACCAGCCGCAGAATTGCCGAGTTGCTGTAA
- a CDS encoding DUF4388 domain-containing protein: MAVTGSFADIPLTEVLATISRRSGKLFIADNDSKQSYELHFMQGMLCAFFIGKEPVKDVSQIRDYLKALSRRGSCTFEFAKTEPTELVNNFLLPIERLGRSMASEDIKEQVERDRERFAHPDTRFILLKPTEFWAHEGLELFFQSALHLLSQPNGVSARELIQKLDLPISMEVAQLYLYQLRSHGAIAPVRAFESETQYVQSQQVVQQVVAKGGKGGLFGAFRSLFSRLFKARTSQ, from the coding sequence ATGGCAGTAACAGGAAGTTTTGCAGACATCCCACTCACCGAAGTGCTGGCCACCATCTCCAGAAGGTCCGGTAAGCTCTTCATCGCTGATAACGATTCCAAGCAGAGTTACGAACTGCACTTCATGCAGGGCATGCTCTGTGCCTTCTTCATCGGCAAGGAACCCGTTAAGGACGTGTCACAGATCCGTGACTACCTCAAAGCCCTCTCTCGCCGTGGCAGCTGCACTTTCGAATTCGCCAAAACAGAACCCACTGAACTGGTGAACAACTTCCTGCTGCCCATCGAGCGCCTTGGACGGTCCATGGCCTCCGAGGACATCAAAGAACAGGTGGAAAGGGACCGGGAACGCTTCGCTCACCCTGACACCCGCTTCATTCTGCTGAAACCCACCGAATTCTGGGCCCATGAAGGCTTAGAGCTCTTCTTCCAGAGCGCCCTGCACCTGCTGTCCCAGCCCAACGGTGTGAGCGCCCGCGAACTGATCCAGAAACTCGACCTTCCCATCTCCATGGAAGTGGCCCAGTTGTACCTGTACCAGCTTCGTTCCCACGGAGCCATTGCCCCTGTGCGTGCTTTCGAATCCGAAACCCAGTACGTGCAGAGCCAGCAAGTGGTGCAGCAAGTTGTTGCTAAAGGCGGCAAAGGTGGTCTGTTCGGAGCCTTCCGCAGCCTCTTCAGCCGTCTGTTCAAGGCGAGGACCTCTCAATGA
- a CDS encoding HAD family hydrolase, with product MLLVLDLDETLMHASRSLKVEPDFRMWEYRVKVRPHLKGFLELAFEHFDVGVWTSSSADYAWIAVQHLFEDPGQLKFIWARERCTYCWDEEVQDFVWAKRLHKVKSRGYRLERTLVIDDSPEKFRTAYGNLIRVTPFEGDADDQELVRLGCYLLKIRDHRDVRRLEKRNWHQQI from the coding sequence ATGCTGCTGGTTCTGGACCTTGATGAGACCCTGATGCATGCTTCAAGGTCCCTGAAGGTGGAGCCTGATTTTCGCATGTGGGAGTACCGTGTGAAGGTCAGGCCCCACCTGAAGGGTTTTCTGGAACTGGCTTTTGAGCATTTCGATGTGGGGGTCTGGACCTCTTCCAGTGCAGATTATGCCTGGATTGCTGTGCAGCACCTCTTTGAAGATCCAGGGCAGTTGAAATTCATCTGGGCCAGAGAGCGCTGCACCTACTGCTGGGATGAGGAGGTGCAGGATTTTGTGTGGGCCAAGCGCCTCCACAAGGTCAAATCCAGAGGGTACCGTCTGGAACGCACGCTGGTCATTGATGATTCTCCAGAGAAATTCCGCACTGCTTATGGAAACCTGATCCGGGTGACGCCTTTTGAGGGGGATGCAGATGATCAGGAACTGGTCAGGCTCGGGTGCTATCTTCTGAAAATCAGGGACCACAGAGACGTTCGCAGGCTGGAGAAGCGCAACTGGCACCAGCAGATTTGA
- a CDS encoding HAD family hydrolase gives MTHRPLIILDLDETLIHSTVSRSRVPNPDFLIDDLRVKIRPHTLDILKVCFDHFDVGVWTSSAWDYAEAVLKAVFPKKYSEQIKFLWSREHCIREFDEVLKEHLWAKHLGRIEQEVGYLQERVWLIDDSPEKFRGTPGKIIRVKPFFGDEDDIELLELAGYLGRLGMAPQPEQKYGRR, from the coding sequence ATGACCCACCGACCCCTGATCATCCTGGACCTGGATGAAACCCTGATCCACTCCACCGTGAGCCGGTCACGTGTGCCCAATCCCGACTTTCTGATTGACGACCTGCGGGTCAAAATCCGTCCCCACACCCTGGACATCCTGAAGGTCTGCTTTGACCACTTCGATGTGGGCGTCTGGACCTCCTCTGCCTGGGATTACGCTGAGGCTGTCCTGAAAGCAGTTTTCCCGAAAAAATACAGCGAGCAGATCAAATTTCTGTGGTCCAGAGAGCACTGCATTCGCGAGTTCGATGAGGTGCTGAAAGAACACCTGTGGGCCAAACACCTGGGCCGCATCGAGCAGGAGGTGGGCTACCTGCAGGAACGGGTCTGGCTGATCGATGACTCCCCTGAGAAGTTCCGGGGAACCCCCGGCAAGATCATCCGGGTCAAGCCTTTCTTTGGTGACGAAGACGACATTGAACTCCTGGAACTCGCTGGATATCTGGGCCGTCTGGGGATGGCTCCGCAACCTGAGCAGAAATACGGACGCAGATAA